A stretch of Lysobacter sp. K5869 DNA encodes these proteins:
- a CDS encoding SDR family oxidoreductase: protein MSEQSASSASARRLAGKKVLVSGAANGIGAAIARLFVAHGARVAGYDRAEAATDGACEWFATGDVADAGAVAAFVDEAARRLGGIDVVVNNAGVDVFCDPLTLAADDWWRNLAINLGGAWNFSQAALPWMLERGAGSVINIASVHGHKIIPGAFPYPVAKHALIGLTKALGLEYAARGLRFNSISPGLILTERIERWLDAQPDPDAARRRQTELLPPKRIGEPDEVAYTALFLASDEARFINAADIVIDGGRTQLYHE, encoded by the coding sequence ATGAGCGAGCAATCCGCATCGTCCGCTTCGGCGCGGCGACTGGCCGGCAAGAAGGTGCTGGTGTCCGGCGCCGCCAACGGCATCGGCGCGGCCATCGCGCGGCTGTTCGTCGCCCACGGCGCGCGCGTGGCCGGCTACGACCGCGCTGAGGCCGCGACGGACGGCGCCTGCGAATGGTTCGCGACCGGCGATGTCGCCGACGCCGGCGCGGTCGCCGCCTTCGTCGACGAGGCGGCGCGCCGGCTCGGCGGCATCGACGTGGTGGTCAACAACGCCGGCGTGGACGTGTTCTGCGATCCGCTGACCCTGGCTGCCGACGACTGGTGGCGCAACCTCGCGATCAACCTCGGCGGCGCCTGGAATTTCAGTCAGGCGGCGCTGCCGTGGATGCTCGAACGCGGCGCCGGCTCGGTGATCAACATCGCCTCGGTGCACGGGCACAAGATCATTCCCGGTGCGTTCCCTTATCCGGTGGCCAAGCACGCGCTGATCGGGCTGACCAAGGCGCTGGGCCTGGAATACGCCGCGCGCGGCCTGCGCTTCAATTCGATTTCGCCGGGGCTGATCCTGACCGAGCGGATCGAGCGCTGGCTGGACGCGCAGCCCGATCCCGACGCCGCGCGCCGCCGCCAGACCGAACTGCTGCCGCCCAAGCGCATCGGCGAGCCGGACGAGGTGGCCTACACCGCGCTGTTCCTGGCCAGCGACGAAGCGCGCTTCATCAACGCCGCCGACATCGTCATCGACGGCGGCCGCACCCAGCTCTATCACGAATGA
- a CDS encoding glycoside hydrolase family 2 TIM barrel-domain containing protein gives MVTVTIARWRRAGRALAAAAALCLAGSALAAEPVAEWERPDINQIHREPMRATGFPFESVELAKAGKPAGSRYFLDLDGDWRFAFAPSVDRRPRDFFRDDFDASAWKTIPVPSMWQAQGYGQPLYNNIAYPFPANRPFIPHEINSVGSYRREFDLPQGWDGRRVLLHIGAAGAAYYVWVNGRQVGYSEDSKLPAEFDVTAALRPGKNNVSIQVYRWSDGSYLEDQDFWRVSGIERGVYLLAPPPTWIRDFFAQAGLDAGYRNGVLNLDLSVVGGDGAATVKASVLDGERSVFSREAAVPASAQVRELSVSGEIADVRAWSAETPNLYTLLLELRDARGRLLQATATRIGFRTVEVKNSQVLVNGRAIKIRGVNRHEHDPHTFHVISEASMRRDIELMKLSNINAVRTSHYPNAELWYALADEYGLYVMDEANIESHRYMQLGDEGMRPRDKVQIGYDPQWRQAHLERVQRMVERDKNHPSVVFWSLGNEAGTGPNFADAAAWVHARDKTRLLSYLGQGTLYSQHRVEPYVDFYAPMYDSVERIVDYATNPDYPAKPLILCEYAHAMGNSLGDLKRYWDAIYAHDRLQGGFIWDWVDQSMIKTGADGSPFWAYGGDYGPNPSGNDAIEFGDGLLQSDRTPNPHWYELVKVYAPVQFEAADAAAGRFVVRNRNNFVSLEGYDFDWLLRENGKVVAQGAGPALKTPADSAETVDFALPKFARKPGAEYFLTLRARARAGAVPLVPAGQVMAWDQFALSPAPSSLPAIAAKGPEVSIADSARTATLRAAGAELSVDRASGQIQRYAVGGETLLSGGTPNFWRAPTDNDIGTGLFAGHQIWKALSQSRRVRAVTVERAEDGAARIKVGFDLGGDEQPDVRFDVAYTLQRDGSVAVVADFVPVYAGLPDPLRLGMMFAMPSRITELSWYGRGPHETYADRYGSGEIGVYAGKIAEQNHDYIRPQETGNKVGVRWMTLTPQQGAGLKVVAAKPLSVNALAFPYSDLDRKPVGQAHSNDIRPREQVTLMIDERQIGVGGDDQWSKWGQPHAPYRIALAPTRYEFRLQPATASEETQP, from the coding sequence ATGGTGACGGTTACGATCGCGCGATGGCGCCGGGCCGGCCGCGCGCTGGCCGCGGCCGCGGCGCTGTGCCTGGCCGGTTCCGCGCTCGCGGCGGAACCGGTCGCGGAGTGGGAGCGGCCGGACATCAACCAGATCCATCGCGAACCGATGCGCGCGACGGGCTTCCCGTTCGAGTCGGTCGAACTGGCCAAGGCCGGCAAGCCGGCCGGCTCGCGCTACTTCCTCGATCTCGACGGCGATTGGCGCTTCGCGTTCGCGCCCAGCGTGGATCGGCGCCCGCGCGATTTCTTCCGCGACGATTTCGACGCCTCGGCGTGGAAGACGATCCCGGTGCCGTCGATGTGGCAGGCGCAGGGCTACGGCCAGCCGCTGTACAACAACATCGCGTACCCCTTTCCGGCCAATCGGCCGTTCATCCCGCACGAGATCAACTCGGTCGGTTCGTATCGGCGCGAGTTCGATCTGCCGCAAGGTTGGGACGGCCGCCGCGTGCTGTTGCACATCGGCGCGGCCGGCGCGGCCTATTACGTATGGGTCAACGGCCGTCAGGTCGGCTACAGCGAAGACTCCAAGCTGCCGGCCGAGTTCGACGTCACCGCCGCGCTGCGTCCCGGCAAGAACAACGTGTCGATCCAGGTCTATCGCTGGTCCGACGGCAGTTACCTGGAAGACCAGGATTTCTGGCGAGTCAGCGGCATCGAGCGCGGCGTCTACCTGCTGGCGCCGCCGCCGACCTGGATCCGCGATTTCTTCGCCCAGGCCGGGCTCGATGCCGGTTACCGCAACGGCGTGTTGAACCTGGATCTGAGCGTCGTCGGCGGCGACGGCGCGGCCACGGTCAAGGCCAGCGTGCTCGACGGCGAGCGCAGCGTGTTCAGCCGCGAAGCCGCGGTGCCGGCGTCGGCGCAGGTGCGCGAACTCAGCGTGTCCGGCGAGATCGCCGATGTGCGCGCGTGGTCGGCGGAAACGCCGAACCTGTACACGCTGCTGCTGGAACTGCGCGATGCGCGGGGACGGTTGTTGCAAGCCACCGCGACGAGAATCGGCTTCCGCACCGTCGAGGTGAAGAACAGCCAAGTCCTGGTCAACGGCCGCGCGATCAAGATCCGCGGGGTCAACCGCCACGAGCACGATCCGCACACCTTCCACGTGATCTCGGAAGCCTCGATGCGGCGCGACATCGAGCTGATGAAACTCAGCAACATCAACGCGGTGCGCACTTCGCACTATCCCAACGCCGAGCTGTGGTATGCCTTGGCCGACGAATACGGCCTGTACGTGATGGACGAGGCGAACATCGAATCGCACCGCTACATGCAGCTCGGCGACGAGGGCATGCGGCCGCGCGACAAGGTCCAGATCGGCTACGACCCCCAGTGGCGCCAGGCCCATCTGGAGCGGGTCCAGCGCATGGTCGAGCGCGACAAGAACCACCCCTCGGTGGTGTTCTGGTCGCTCGGCAACGAAGCCGGCACCGGCCCTAACTTCGCCGACGCGGCCGCTTGGGTGCATGCGCGCGACAAGACCCGGCTGTTGAGCTACCTCGGGCAGGGCACGCTGTATTCGCAGCACCGGGTGGAACCGTACGTGGATTTCTACGCGCCGATGTACGACTCGGTCGAGCGCATCGTCGATTACGCGACCAACCCCGACTATCCGGCCAAGCCGCTGATCCTGTGCGAGTACGCGCATGCGATGGGCAACAGCCTGGGCGACCTCAAGCGCTACTGGGACGCGATCTACGCCCACGACCGCTTGCAAGGCGGCTTCATCTGGGACTGGGTCGATCAGAGCATGATCAAGACCGGCGCCGACGGCAGCCCGTTCTGGGCCTACGGCGGCGACTACGGCCCGAATCCTTCCGGCAATGATGCGATCGAGTTCGGCGACGGACTGCTGCAGTCCGACCGCACGCCCAATCCGCATTGGTACGAACTGGTGAAGGTGTACGCGCCGGTGCAGTTCGAAGCCGCGGATGCGGCGGCCGGGCGCTTCGTGGTGCGCAACCGCAACAACTTCGTCAGCCTCGAAGGCTACGACTTCGACTGGTTGCTGCGCGAGAACGGCAAAGTCGTCGCGCAGGGCGCCGGCCCGGCGCTGAAGACGCCGGCCGACAGCGCCGAGACCGTCGATTTCGCCTTGCCCAAGTTCGCGCGCAAGCCCGGCGCCGAGTACTTCCTGACCTTGCGCGCCCGCGCGCGCGCCGGTGCGGTGCCGCTGGTGCCGGCGGGGCAGGTGATGGCTTGGGATCAGTTCGCGCTGTCGCCCGCGCCGTCGTCGCTGCCGGCCATCGCGGCCAAGGGACCGGAGGTGAGCATCGCCGATTCGGCGCGGACCGCGACGCTGCGCGCCGCCGGCGCCGAGCTCAGCGTGGATCGCGCCAGCGGGCAGATCCAGCGCTACGCCGTCGGCGGCGAAACCCTGCTCAGCGGCGGCACGCCGAACTTCTGGCGCGCGCCGACCGACAACGACATCGGCACCGGCCTGTTCGCCGGCCATCAGATATGGAAGGCGCTGTCGCAATCGCGGCGGGTGCGCGCGGTGACGGTGGAGCGGGCCGAGGACGGCGCGGCGCGGATCAAGGTCGGCTTCGACCTCGGCGGCGACGAGCAGCCCGATGTTCGCTTCGATGTCGCCTACACGCTGCAGCGCGATGGGTCGGTCGCGGTCGTCGCCGACTTCGTTCCGGTCTACGCCGGCCTGCCCGATCCGCTGCGGCTGGGAATGATGTTCGCCATGCCGAGCCGGATCACCGAGCTGAGCTGGTACGGCCGCGGCCCGCACGAAACGTACGCCGACCGCTACGGCAGCGGCGAGATCGGCGTGTACGCCGGCAAGATCGCCGAGCAGAACCACGACTACATCCGTCCGCAGGAAACCGGCAACAAGGTCGGCGTGCGCTGGATGACATTGACCCCGCAGCAGGGCGCCGGCTTGAAGGTGGTCGCCGCGAAGCCGCTGTCGGTGAACGCGCTGGCGTTTCCGTACTCCGACCTGGACCGCAAGCCCGTGGGCCAGGCGCACAGCAACGACATCCGTCCGCGCGAACAGGTAACGCTGATGATCGACGAACGCCAGATCGGCGTCGGCGGCGACGATCAATGGAGCAAGTGGGGTCAGCCGCATGCGCCTTACCGCATCGCGCTGGCGCCGACGCGTTACGAATTCCGTTTGCAGCCGGCGACGGCGTCCGAGGAAACGCAACCATGA
- a CDS encoding 2-dehydro-3-deoxy-6-phosphogalactonate aldolase: MTSPTSSRAVDRHAQWSAQRPLIAILRGIVPDETPAHVDALIAAGIGLIEIPTNSPDWLRSVRAALATAGERAMIGAGTVLNEADADALADTGAGLMVTPNTHPAVIRRAVARGLFCAIGFSTPSEAFAALDAGAHALKLFPASSYGPGYVRALKAVLPPSVPVLAVGGIHPDNLSDYLQAGCAGAGLGSDLYRPGQTPAATRARAERFVAAHQSHQP; this comes from the coding sequence ATGACCTCCCCCACGAGTTCGCGCGCCGTCGACCGCCATGCGCAATGGTCCGCGCAACGGCCGCTGATCGCGATCCTGCGCGGCATCGTGCCGGACGAAACGCCGGCGCATGTGGACGCGTTGATCGCGGCCGGCATCGGCCTGATCGAGATTCCGACCAACTCGCCCGATTGGCTGCGCAGCGTGCGCGCCGCGCTCGCCACCGCCGGCGAGCGCGCGATGATCGGCGCGGGCACGGTGTTGAACGAGGCCGACGCCGACGCCTTGGCCGATACCGGCGCCGGCCTGATGGTCACGCCCAACACCCATCCCGCGGTGATCCGCCGCGCGGTCGCGCGCGGGCTGTTCTGCGCGATCGGCTTCTCCACGCCCAGCGAGGCCTTCGCCGCGCTCGACGCCGGCGCGCACGCGCTGAAGCTGTTTCCCGCGTCCAGTTACGGCCCTGGCTACGTGCGCGCGCTCAAGGCGGTGCTGCCGCCGTCGGTGCCGGTGCTCGCCGTCGGCGGCATCCATCCCGACAACTTGTCCGATTACCTGCAAGCCGGTTGCGCCGGCGCCGGCCTGGGCAGCGATCTGTATCGCCCGGGGCAGACGCCCGCGGCGACCCGCGCCCGCGCCGAACGTTTCGTCGCCGCCCACCAGAGCCATCAGCCTTGA
- a CDS encoding SMP-30/gluconolactonase/LRE family protein: MVIGAALADAPARITELAVDSRCRLGEGVLWCEREQALWWTDIHSARLWRHRPGRGDTRHWRLPDRLGSFALCESGVLLLGFAKSLHYADPREAEHLDALPTVPIAAVEPDRPSLRINDGRADRSGNFVFGTLNEDPARAPIGSFYQYSRRYGLRRLDLGGVAIPNSLCFDPDGRGIYYCDTLQGRIMHAAYDAERAEVGAPRVFADVPAPASPDGAAIDRDGRLWSAQWGAGRVVGYARDGRVERVVAVPTDHVSCVSFAGPGLDCLYITTARDELAPDRLREQPAAGGVFRARLEGLRGLPEARFDDR, from the coding sequence ATGGTGATCGGGGCGGCCCTGGCGGACGCGCCCGCGCGCATCACGGAACTGGCCGTGGACAGCCGCTGCCGGCTCGGCGAAGGCGTACTGTGGTGCGAGCGCGAGCAGGCGCTGTGGTGGACCGACATCCATTCGGCGCGGCTGTGGCGGCACCGTCCCGGACGCGGCGACACGCGCCACTGGCGCTTACCGGATCGGCTGGGTTCGTTCGCGTTGTGCGAATCGGGTGTCTTGCTGCTCGGCTTCGCCAAGAGCTTGCACTACGCCGATCCGCGCGAAGCCGAGCATCTGGATGCATTGCCGACCGTGCCGATCGCTGCGGTCGAACCCGACCGCCCGAGCCTGCGCATCAACGATGGCCGCGCCGACCGCAGCGGCAACTTCGTATTCGGCACGCTCAACGAAGATCCGGCGCGTGCGCCGATCGGCAGTTTCTACCAGTACTCGCGCCGCTACGGCCTGCGGCGTCTGGATCTGGGCGGCGTGGCGATTCCCAACAGCCTGTGCTTCGATCCCGACGGGCGCGGGATCTATTACTGCGACACCCTGCAAGGGCGGATCATGCACGCGGCGTACGACGCCGAACGCGCCGAGGTCGGCGCGCCGCGCGTGTTCGCCGACGTGCCGGCGCCGGCCAGCCCGGACGGCGCCGCCATCGACCGCGACGGCCGCCTGTGGAGCGCGCAGTGGGGCGCCGGCCGCGTGGTCGGCTATGCGCGCGACGGCCGCGTCGAGCGGGTCGTCGCGGTGCCGACCGATCATGTGAGCTGCGTGAGCTTCGCCGGGCCCGGACTGGACTGCCTCTACATCACCACCGCGCGCGACGAACTCGCGCCGGACCGGTTGCGCGAGCAGCCCGCGGCCGGCGGCGTGTTCCGCGCGCGCCTCGAAGGCCTCCGCGGATTGCCGGAAGCGAGGTTCGACGACCGATGA
- a CDS encoding sodium/sugar symporter, which yields MLSALDIAIVLFYLAGIFLLAQWVSREKKGHSKNAQDYFLAGKALPWWAIGASLIAANISAEQIIGMSGSGYALGLAIASYEWMAALTLLIVGKYFLPVFLRNDIYTMPQFLEQRYGRVIRLVMAVFWLILYVFVNLTSILWLGSIAVSQLTGMDQSYALLLLGAFALAYQIYGGLKAVALTDIVQVSLLVIGGLMISALTLSRIGEGSVIAGFQHLLQTQPERFHMILSPDNPHYKDLPGLGVLLGGLWIMNFSYWGFNQYIIQRGLAAKSVAEAQKGVLFAAFLKLLVPAIVVIPGIAAVVLAPGLAKPDQAYPTMMGLLPTGVLGLVFAALIAAIMSSLASKINSVATIFTLDFYAKLRPDVDQARLVRVGRLASLIAVAIAVLAAKPLLGSFDQGFQYIQNLTGYFTPGITVIFLLGLFWKRANQAGAVTAAIGSVLLSVAMSKYWPEYPFMNRVGVVFVLSLVLAVAVSLATKSGGGSDLIRTDDISYRTPLSFNLGAALVTLAVAVLYAVFW from the coding sequence ATGCTGTCTGCACTGGATATCGCGATCGTGCTGTTCTATCTGGCCGGCATCTTCTTGCTGGCGCAATGGGTGTCGCGCGAGAAGAAGGGCCATAGCAAGAACGCGCAGGACTACTTCCTGGCCGGCAAGGCGCTGCCGTGGTGGGCCATCGGCGCCTCGCTGATCGCGGCGAACATCTCGGCCGAGCAGATCATCGGCATGTCCGGTTCGGGCTACGCGCTGGGGCTCGCCATCGCCTCCTACGAATGGATGGCGGCGCTGACCCTGTTGATCGTCGGCAAGTATTTCCTGCCGGTGTTCCTGCGCAACGACATCTACACCATGCCGCAGTTTCTCGAGCAGCGGTACGGCCGGGTCATCCGTCTGGTGATGGCGGTGTTCTGGCTGATCCTGTACGTGTTCGTCAACCTGACCTCGATCCTGTGGCTGGGTTCGATCGCGGTCTCCCAGCTGACCGGCATGGATCAGTCCTACGCATTGCTGCTGCTCGGTGCGTTCGCGCTGGCCTACCAGATTTACGGCGGGCTCAAGGCGGTGGCGCTGACCGACATCGTGCAGGTGTCGCTGCTGGTGATCGGCGGCTTGATGATCTCGGCGCTGACCTTGAGCCGGATCGGCGAAGGCAGCGTGATCGCCGGGTTCCAGCATCTGCTGCAGACCCAGCCCGAACGCTTCCACATGATCCTGAGTCCCGACAATCCGCACTACAAGGATCTGCCGGGCCTGGGCGTGCTGCTCGGCGGCCTGTGGATCATGAATTTCAGCTACTGGGGCTTCAACCAGTACATCATCCAGCGCGGACTGGCGGCCAAGAGCGTGGCCGAGGCGCAGAAGGGCGTGTTGTTCGCCGCGTTCTTGAAGCTGCTGGTGCCGGCGATCGTGGTGATTCCCGGCATCGCCGCGGTGGTGTTGGCGCCCGGATTGGCCAAGCCCGATCAGGCCTATCCGACCATGATGGGCCTGTTGCCCACCGGCGTGCTCGGCCTGGTGTTCGCCGCGTTGATCGCCGCGATCATGTCCTCGCTGGCCTCCAAGATCAATTCGGTCGCGACGATCTTCACCTTGGATTTCTACGCCAAGCTGCGGCCCGACGTCGATCAGGCGCGGCTGGTGCGGGTGGGGCGCCTCGCCTCGCTGATCGCCGTGGCCATCGCCGTGCTCGCGGCCAAGCCGCTGCTCGGCAGCTTCGATCAGGGCTTCCAGTACATCCAGAACCTCACCGGCTACTTCACCCCCGGCATCACCGTGATCTTCCTGCTCGGGCTGTTCTGGAAGCGCGCCAATCAGGCCGGCGCGGTCACCGCGGCGATCGGTTCGGTGCTGCTGTCGGTCGCGATGTCGAAGTACTGGCCCGAGTATCCCTTCATGAATCGCGTCGGCGTGGTCTTCGTGCTGTCGCTGGTCCTGGCCGTGGCGGTCTCGCTGGCGACCAAGAGCGGCGGCGGCAGCGACCTGATCCGCACCGACGACATCAGTTACCGCACTCCGCTGAGCTTCAATCTCGGCGCGGCGCTGGTGACGCTGGCGGTCGCGGTCTTGTACGCGGTGTTCTGGTGA
- a CDS encoding 2-dehydro-3-deoxygalactonokinase: MIAIDWGSSSLRAFRLDARGEVIDARRSGEGALGAAGRFAAILAPMLDGWDEPLVAMAGMVGSRQGWREVAYVECPAGLDEIAAGMVGLSAPELVGRELWIVPGLSVRGDDGVHDVMRGEETQICGLLDRLGPGRHLACLAGTHCKHVWIEDGRIRRFATSMTGELFHVLSEHSLLGRLMEAGPHDDDAFAQGLDYAVGEGDLTRQLFAVRTHGLFGVLAPQALRSFLSGLLIGHELRQLPERALVHLVAAPALMQPYRVALERRGGRVREHDETVGARGLYALARARGLLRN; this comes from the coding sequence ATGATCGCCATCGACTGGGGCAGCAGCAGCCTGCGCGCGTTCCGCCTCGATGCGCGCGGCGAAGTGATCGACGCGCGCCGCTCCGGCGAGGGCGCGCTGGGCGCGGCCGGACGTTTCGCCGCGATCCTCGCGCCGATGCTCGACGGTTGGGACGAGCCGTTGGTGGCGATGGCCGGCATGGTCGGCAGCCGCCAGGGCTGGCGCGAAGTGGCGTATGTCGAATGTCCGGCAGGCTTGGACGAGATCGCCGCGGGAATGGTCGGATTGTCCGCGCCGGAACTCGTGGGCCGCGAGCTGTGGATCGTGCCGGGCCTGAGCGTGCGCGGCGACGACGGCGTGCACGATGTGATGCGCGGCGAAGAAACTCAGATCTGCGGATTGCTCGACCGGCTCGGCCCGGGCCGGCATCTGGCCTGTCTGGCCGGCACCCATTGCAAGCACGTGTGGATCGAAGACGGCCGCATCCGGCGCTTCGCCACCAGCATGACCGGCGAACTGTTCCATGTGCTCAGCGAACACAGCCTGCTCGGCCGGCTGATGGAAGCGGGCCCGCACGACGACGATGCGTTCGCGCAGGGACTGGATTACGCGGTCGGCGAAGGCGACCTGACCCGGCAGCTGTTCGCGGTGCGCACGCACGGTCTGTTCGGGGTGCTGGCGCCGCAGGCGCTGCGCTCGTTCCTGTCGGGCCTGCTGATCGGGCACGAACTGCGGCAGTTGCCGGAACGGGCCTTGGTGCATCTGGTCGCCGCGCCGGCGCTGATGCAGCCCTATCGGGTCGCGCTGGAACGGCGCGGCGGCCGGGTGAGGGAACACGACGAAACCGTCGGCGCGCGCGGGCTGTACGCCCTGGCGCGCGCCCGCGGCCTGTTGCGGAACTGA
- the dgoD gene encoding galactonate dehydratase, protein MKITRLSTYRVAPRWMFLKIETDEGLVGWGEPVVEGRARTVEAAVAELGEALIGQDPARINDHWQTLYRGGFYRGGAVFMSAIAGIDQALWDLKGKALGVPVYQLLGGLVRDRMKTYCWVGGDRPADIVAQIRQRLELGFDTFKLNACEELGMLDGSRAIDAAVARVAEIRSAFGDSIEFGLDFHGRVAWPMAKQLIRELEPYRPLFVEEPVLAEQAEYYPRLAAQTAIPLAAGERMYSRFEFKHVLHAGGLAIVQPDLSHAGGITECMKIASMAEAYDVALAPHCPLGPIALAACLHVDFVSWNAVLQEQSIGIHYNADGELLDYVLNKDAFELERGSLKPFTRPGLGVEIDEALVIERSREAADWRNPLWRHRDGSVAEW, encoded by the coding sequence TTGAAAATCACCCGACTCAGCACTTACCGCGTGGCGCCGCGCTGGATGTTCCTCAAGATCGAGACCGACGAAGGTCTGGTCGGCTGGGGCGAACCGGTGGTGGAAGGCCGCGCGCGCACGGTCGAAGCGGCGGTCGCCGAACTCGGCGAGGCGCTGATCGGACAAGACCCGGCGCGCATCAACGATCATTGGCAGACGCTCTACCGCGGCGGCTTCTACCGCGGCGGCGCGGTGTTCATGAGCGCCATCGCCGGCATCGATCAGGCCTTGTGGGATCTCAAGGGCAAGGCGCTGGGCGTGCCGGTGTATCAGCTGCTCGGCGGCTTGGTGCGCGATCGCATGAAGACGTATTGCTGGGTCGGCGGCGACCGCCCGGCCGATATCGTCGCGCAGATCCGGCAACGGCTGGAGCTGGGTTTCGACACGTTCAAGCTCAACGCCTGCGAAGAATTGGGCATGCTCGACGGCAGCCGCGCCATCGATGCGGCGGTGGCGAGGGTCGCCGAGATCCGCTCCGCGTTCGGCGACAGCATCGAGTTCGGCCTGGACTTCCACGGCCGCGTCGCCTGGCCGATGGCCAAGCAGCTGATCCGCGAACTGGAACCGTACCGGCCGTTGTTCGTCGAAGAGCCGGTGCTGGCCGAACAGGCCGAGTACTACCCGCGCCTGGCCGCGCAAACCGCGATTCCGCTGGCGGCGGGCGAGCGCATGTACTCGCGCTTCGAGTTCAAGCATGTGCTGCACGCCGGCGGATTGGCGATCGTGCAGCCGGACCTGTCGCACGCCGGCGGCATCACCGAATGCATGAAGATCGCCTCGATGGCCGAGGCCTACGACGTCGCCCTCGCGCCGCATTGCCCGCTCGGGCCGATCGCGCTGGCCGCGTGCCTGCACGTGGACTTCGTCAGCTGGAACGCGGTGCTGCAGGAACAGAGCATCGGCATCCATTACAACGCCGACGGCGAATTGCTCGACTACGTGCTCAACAAGGACGCGTTCGAACTCGAACGCGGTTCGCTCAAGCCGTTCACGCGGCCGGGGCTGGGCGTGGAGATCGACGAGGCGCTAGTGATCGAGCGCAGCCGCGAGGCTGCCGATTGGCGCAATCCGCTGTGGCGCCATCGCGACGGCAGCGTCGCCGAATGGTGA